TTCAGAAAGATATTTCATTTTCTTCTAATTTTTTTAAATAATCTTCATAGGTTTTTAAACTTTCTTCCGCTTCTTTTTTATCAAGAATCTGAATAGCAAAACCAACATGAACAATCACATAATCTCCTTCTTTTGCTTCAGGGGTTAGGTCAATACATACTTCCCTTTTTATTCCTCCAAATTCAACTTTAGCAAATTTTGAACCATCTTTCTCATATATGTTTATTATCTTACCTGGTATTCCGAGACACATTATTAATTTTAATATAAATCATTGAACTAAAAAAATTTTTTTAATATTATTAAATATGGTTCAAATTACAGGTTTTGTTTTAATAGGACTCCTTGCAGGTATTTTGTCTGGATTATTTGGAATAGGAGGAGGGCTTATAATAATACCTGCTTTAATTTTGTTTTTTAAGATGAATCAGCATCTTGCTCAAGGAACTTCCCTTGGTGCTCTCCTTCTTCCTGTGGGTATTTTAGGATTTCTTGAATACTGGAGAAACGGAAATGTTCATATTAAAGGGGCACTTCTTATTGCTCTTGGACTTTTTATAGGTGCTTTTTTTGGTGCCTATATTGCTAATATTATTCCTACCAAAACTCTTTCTAAACTATTTGCCATTTTTCTAATTATAGTTGCATTAAGGCTCTTTTTTGGAAAATAATTATACCTATGAAAGTTAAAATAGGTAAAGAAGAAAAAATTTTTAAGGAAGAAATAAAAAGGGTTTCGGATATTTTTAAAAAACTTGCTCTTAACCCTGAAGAATATATTGTTGTTAGAAAAAATGAAGTTTTAACTGAAGATGAAATTTTAAGAGAAGATGATGAGATAGAACTTATAAGGGTTATTTCAGGTGGAATTTGATAGCAGAAATTTTATTTTCTGTTAACTTAATTGTTCCTCTTGGAAAGCCTGATTATAACTTATCCTATAAAGAATTAAAAAGAGAAATTGAGATAAAAAAGGAAAAATTTTTAAATAATTTTAAATTTTTAAAAAATAATATAAAAATTAAAAAAACTCTTATTCTTTCCCAGAAAATTCTTATTGAAATTCCTGATTCTCTTTTAAAATATTTTGAAATTAATAAAGTGCCTTACTCCTTTGACCATATTATACCTCTCCCTAAACTTTCGCCTTCAGGTTCCTCAGGTTCTTTCTGGCACAAAAAATTTATAAATGCGGACACTTTTTATAAAATTGGTATTAAGGGTAAAGGAAATGTAGCTGTCATTATTGATACAGGAATTGATACAACACATACTGAGTTAAAAAATAAATTAATTCTCTTCAAAGATTTTGTAAATTATGGACCACCTTCTGATCCTCTCGGTCATGGAACTTTTGTTGCATCACTTATTGCAGGTGATTCAGCAGGAATTGCTCCTCTAACAAAACTTATTGTTCTAAAGGTTTTTTCAGAGTTAGGTGGGTTAATATCGGATATTCATGAAGCCTTTGATTATGTTGCAGAACTTATTGAAAATGGAATAAATGTAAAAATATTAAATGGCTCTTTTGGAACTCATCCTCTTTTTGATGAATTTTTTCCAGATTTATTCTATTTAAAAAATAAGGGTGTATTTCTTTGTTTTGCAGCAGGAAACGAAGGACCCTCATCAGGGACAACATCCTCTCCGGGTAATTATCCCTTTGTTTTTTCCTCAGGAGCCTGTGATTCAAATTCAAATGTTACTAATTTTTCTTCAAGAGGACCTTCTCCCTTTTCTCATCCTTGGAGTGATACAATTTATTATTTTTTTAAAGAATGGAACTTTGTCTCACCTTTTTTAATTGCACCTGGAAAAGACATAAAGGGTGCTTTTCCTTTAAATCAGTATATAATAGCAGATGGAACAAGTGCCTCTTCACCAATTTTAGCAGGTAGCATTTCCCTTATACTTCAATATAATCCCTTTTTAACACCTGATTCTCTTGCAAGAATTTTTAAAAATAATTTAAGAAGAAAACCTTTTAATAATTATCCCAATTATGAGGAGGGTTTTGGTTTTCTTGATTTAAAAAAAATAATTAAAGTTTTAGAAAGAAAGGATACTCTTTTATACTCAATTCAGAATTTTTCCCTTAATTCAAAAAGTTTTCCCATTTTTCAGAATGACACTTTTATAGTTAATGTATCTTTAATTTCAAATAAGATTTTTAATGACAGTGTAAAAATAAAATTTTTAAAAAACCCGGATTATATTATTTTTGATACTCTTTTTAATTTCTATGCTCAGGATATTTTAAATTTTTCTTCAAGGGGAGTTCTTTTAAATTATCCTGATAATGACACACTTAAATTTAACTTTATACTAACTTTTTCAAATTTCTCAAAAATTTATGAAATGAAAGTTTTTCTTTCTGATTCCCTTTTAACAATAAAAAATAAGAATTATGAGTTTTCCATTTCTTCAACAGGTTCAATTGGATTTTTAAGTTCAGAGCAAAAGAAAGGAAAAGGTTTTATTTTTAAAAATTACGGAAATTTACTTTATTACGGCAGTTTTGCTTTTGGAAATTCTTTTAATTATATTGTTGATAGATTTTATGAAAAATTTAATATAGATGATAGAGATACAAGACCTTTAAAGGAAGATAAATTTTATTTTAAAAAAGAAAATAATTTCTATACCTTTAAATTCAGCGATGATTATTCTCAACATCCAAAGGGAAATATATTGAAGGTAAAATTAAAGGATTTTGATGAAGGTTTTTTATTTATTTTAAAACCTGAAAATTTTGTAGAGGAGATGTATTTGTCTTCCTTTTTTGACCCAGATATTTTAAATCCCCTTACAAATTTTGCAGATTACGACAGTGCTTCAAGAATACTTTTTACTTCAAAACAGGGGGGCCCTGTTTTTGGAATCCTTGATATTGATAATTCTACATTTTGTGGTGTTTTAAAAAATGAAATATACACCTACCCTTATGGAGGACTTCCTGATTCACTCCAATATCTTTTTATGAAGGGAGATATATGGGATTTTAGCAAGGATTTAGGTGATTATTCAATTTATATTTCAAAGAAAGTAAATCCGTTAGATTCTCTTTTATTTTTTATTTTTGCAGGAGAAAATTTTGATACACTTTTATCAAAGAGGGAAAGAATTTTGAATAAATTAAATTTAAGTCAGAGAAATAATTTTAGAGGAATTTCAAGAATCTATCCAAATCCATTTATAGACCCTTATCAAAAAAATTTAAAGATTATAAATTACGGTAAGGGAAAAATAACTTTTTATGATTTAACAGGTAGAAAAACTTATGAAACTCAGATTTTAAAGGATGGTTTAAATGTTATTAAATTAAATAATTTTAAAAATTCAGGTATTTATTTTTTAAGGTTTAATGATAAAAATAAAATTTATAAACTTGTATATCTTAATTTAAGATGACTGTAATTATAAAAACTTCCTTTTATTATGGTCCCCTTGAAATTCTTTTAAAGTGGCTTTTATCAAAGGAACTTGATCCTTTTAAAATTAAAATTTCTGTTTTAGCAGACGAATTTTTAAATTATTACTTGAAAAATCACCAAGTTTCATTTAAAGATGCTCTTGAATTTTTATATGCTTTAACTTTTTTCCTTGTTTATAAAACACACCACCTTTTTGAAAAATTTGATGGTGAAGAAGAAGAGGTGGAAAAAAAAGAGGAAGTTACTATTTCTTTTATCGAAATTATTGAATTTTTAAATGAAAGATATGAGAAGATGTCAAAAATGTATGGAAGGGAAGGGGAAGAGAGTTTAGATTATGATGAGAGTTTTGATCCTTCTCTTTTGTTTTCTCTTTTTACAAAATTAATTCAGAAATTACCAGAATTAAAGGAAAAACTTGAGGAAATACCAAAGATAGAAGAAAAGATTGATTACATACTTAAAGAATTAGAGAAAAATGAAATTATTTTTTTCAGTAATCTCATCTTAGGGTCAAAAAGTAAAATAGAGGCTATTGTTATGTTTCTTGCGCTTCTTGAACTTATAAGATTAAGAAAAATCTTATGTATACAGGAAAAAATTTTTGATGATATAATAATTAAGAAAAGAAATGAAGTTTAGTTATAATTTAAGAGATAAATTTTTATTTTTTTTATCTTATTTATTTTATAAGTTTATAGTTCCTTTAGAAGTTAAAAGACCAAGAACAAAGATGTTTATTTATGAAATGATTTATTCCTTTTATAAACTGATTGATTACAAGAAAAATTTCCCTTATTTTTTTAACGATAATTTAATAGTGACAAAATTTGGTAAATTTAAAATAAGAAGCAAAACTGCTGATGCAGCTTCTGTTTCACCTGCTTATGAAAGAAGGGATGTAAATTTTTTAATTAAAAAAATTGATGAAAAAATAAAAGAAAATAAAAAAATTTTATTTTGCGATATAGGTGCTGATATTGGTTACTATTCTATTTTGATAGGTAATAAGTTTAAAAGGAAGATAAAAATTTTTTCCTTTGAACCATTAAAAGAAAGTTTTGAATTATTGAAGGAAAATATTAATATAAATAATCTATCAGATACTATAGTTCCCTTAAATTTTGCTCTATCAGATTCTGAAGGTGAGTTTTACATTAATGTTAATATCTTATCACCTGGTGATAGTTCTTTGATTTATAGTTTTGATAATGGAGTTAAGATTAAAGTAAAAACAAAGAGACTTGATGATATTCTCGGAGATTATGTCAGGGAATTTGATACTGTTCTTGCTAAAATTGATGTAGAGGGTTTTGAAGAGAAAGTTTTAACTGGAGCAAAAAGATTTTTAGAAAATTCAAAAGAAGTAATTTTATTAATAGAAGATTTTATTAATCCTGAAATTATAAACTATCTTGAAAAAAATAATTTTAAATTTTTATGTAAATTAACAACATATAACAGTTTCTGGACCTATAAGTTATGATAGCTAATCTTGATCTGTCCTATAGAAATACCTCCATCATTTGGAGGTATCTGAGAATGAATAAAAATTTTTTTATTTTTTATTTTTTTAAAAATAAGTTCAGTTAAAAGTTTATTCTGAAATACACCTCCACTTAATAGTATTTTATCTTTATCTATAAGCTGGCTTATTTTTTTTACTATTTCTGCAAGGGTTAAATGAAATTTATAAGCAATGTAACTTTTATCCTTTTTTCTTTTAATATCAGAAATAATTTCTTCAAAAATTGGAACAAAGTCAATAACATAGTAATTTTCTTTTTTAATTTCAAAAGTGTAAGGAGATTTTAATTTTCCTTTATAATTTTCTGCAATCCATTCTAATATCATTGCTGCCTGACCTTCAAAAGTGCTTTTCTGTTTTAAGTTTAATAGTGAAGAAACTGCATCAAATATTCTACCAGCAGATGTTGTTTTAAAAATAGAAAGATTTTTTTCATAAGCACTTTTAAATATTTTCTTTTCTTCCTCAGTTAAACTTTTAATAGGTTCAAAATCCATTTCAAAAATTTTTTCACCGTAAATTTCATATAAAATACCAATTGCACTTCTTCTTGGTTCCTTTATTGCTTTATCTCCGCCCAGTAAGCCGAATTCCCTGAAACTGGCAAACCTTTTAAAATCTTTAAAATCACATATTAAAAATTCACCACCCCATATTTTACCATCTCTTCCATAACCTGTTCCATCCCAGGAAACTCCTAAAACCTCTTCTTCAATCCTGTTTTCAATCATACAGGAAGCAATATGAGCATGATGATGGAAAACTTTTATTAAGGGAATATTTTCATTTTTGCTTAATTCCTCGCCATATTTTGTTGAAAGATATTCAGGGTGAGCATCACAGGCAATAATTTCTGGTTTAAATTCATAAAGCTTTTTAAAGTCTTCTATTACTTTTTTAAAAGCATTGAAGGATTTTTCATTATCTAAATCTCCTATGTGTTGTGAAACAATTATTCTGTTAAACTTTGATATTGCGATAGTATTTTTAAGGTAAGGTCCAAGGGCAAGTATCTGTGGTAAGTTTTTTTTGATAATAAAAGGAAGGGGGGCATATCCTCTTGCTCTTCTTATTACGAGAGGTTTATTGTTAATAATTTTAACAACTGAATCGTCAATATATCTTTCAATAGGCCTTGTATTCATTAAAAAGTAATCTGCTATATCTTTTAATCTCATAAGAGCTTCTTCATTTTCATAGGCAATGGGTTCTTCTGATAAATTACCAGAAGTGCATATAATTGGAAAATCAATTTTACTCATTAAAAGGTGATGTAAGGGTGTATAAGGTAAAATTGCACCTATATAGGGATTATCTGGAGCACAATATTTTGATAATTTATTGTCTTTTTTTGATTTTATAGTTAAAATCGGTGATTGAGGTGATAAAAGTATTTCTTTTTCAATTGAAGAAATATAGGCATATTCTTTTAAATGTTCAAGGTTTTTAAACATAATTGCGAAGGGTTTTTCGTCCCTCTTTTTTCTTTTTCTTAATTCTAAAACACATTCATCAGATAAGGCATTTGTTAAAAGTTGAAATCCGCCAATTCCCTTTAAGGCTATTATTTTTCCCTTCTTTAGAAATTGTGCTGTTTTTTCTATTGCTTTTTCTCCTTTTTCAATAATATTTCCTTCTCTATCTGTAAGAAAAACTTCTGGACCGCATTCAGGACAGGCATTTGGTTGTGCATGAAATCTTCTATTGATGGGATTTTCGTATTCTTCCTTGCATTCAGGACACATTTCAAAAATTTTCATTGTTGTATTTTTTCTATCATAGGGAATATTTTGAATTATACTGAACCTTGGACCACAATTAGTGCAGTTTGTAAAAGGATAAAAGTATCTTCTATTTTTTTTATCAAAAATTTCTCTTTTGCATTCTTCACAGGTTGCAATATCTGGTAGAATAAAAGCGATTTTTTCTCCCTTTTCTTCTGATTTTAAAATTTCAAATTCATTTTCATTTTTAAGGGGAATTTCTTTTATTTCAAATAGTGTATATGTTGTTAAGGGAGGTTTATCCCTTTTAAGTTTTGAAAGAAATTTGTTTAAGTTTTTAACTTCTCCTTCGACTTCAATTGTAACTCCTTCAGGATTATTTTTAACAAATCCATTTAATTTGTTTTCCTTTGCAATTCTATAAACAAAGGGTCTAAATCCTATTCCCTGAACTGTTCCTTCTATTTTTATTAAAAATCTTTTCTTCAAGATTTGAAGTATTCTTCTCTTTTATTTTTAATAAATTCTGCTACTTCTTTTATATTATCTCCTTTTAATGCTGATATTTTGAAAATTTTAATGTTTTCTTTAATTTTTTTTGCTTCTTCTTCAACTTTTTCAATATCAAAGTTAAGATATGGTAAAAGGTCAATTTTATTTATTAATATAACATCACCTGTTAAAAAGGCTTTAGGATATTTTGGTAATTTATCGTCACCCTCAGGTGTTGATAACATTATAATTCTTAAATGTTCTCCCAAATCATAACTTGCAGGGCAGACAAGGTTACCAACATTTTCAATAAAGAGATATTCTGTGTTTTCAGGTATTAGTGAAATAGATTTTTTTATCATAATTGCTTCAAGGTGACAGGTTCCGCCTGTTACAATCTGGTAGGAATTTCCTCCTTTTTCCCTTATTCTTTTTGCATCTCTTTCAGTTTCAATATCTCCAACGAGTATAAAAACTTTATTTTTTTCAAAAAAGCTAAGTAATTTTTCAATGAAAGTTGTTTTACCTGCTCCAGGTGAAGATATTATATTTATTACAAATATTTTTCTTTTATTAAAAAATTCTCTTAACTCCTGAGCAATTTCTTCATTAACTTTTAAAATTGGTATTGAGATATCTTCTCTAATTATTTTTGTCATAATTTTATATTAAATTCTCTTTTAAAAATTTTCAATAACTAAACTTTTTATAAAAATTTTATCTCCTTTAATTATTTCTCCGCCAAAGTTTTCGCAAAAAGGGCATAGAAAGGGAAAATAAGGAGTATTAAAAGTTTTTCCGCATTTTAAACATTTAATTTCAGGTTCTATTAAGTTTATTTTTAATTCTGTTTCTTTGAATTCTGTTTCTTTTTTTAATATTTCAAAGGCTTCTTCAAAAAGAACCGGTTCTGCTCCTGAAAGTTTTCCAAAATCAAGTTCTACCTTAAGGATTTTTTTTGCTTTTTTCTCCTTTTTCTGTTCTCTTAGTAATTCAATAAGATTATTTGCTAAAGAGTATTCGTGCATTAAAATATTCCTGTTATTTCTCCATTTTCATCAATATCAATATTAATTGCTGCTGGTTCTTTGGGTAATCCAGGCATTTCAAGTATGTCACCGCAAAGGGGAACTATGAATTTTGCTCCTGATTTAATTCTTACATCATCTATTCTAAGTTCGAAATTTTTAGGCCATCCCCTTAATTTTGAATTATCTGAGATTGAATACTGGGTTTTTGCCATACAGATATAAAAATCATTGAAATTAAGTGTTTCACAAAGTTCTATTTTCTTTAAAGCATTTTCTGAATATATAACTGTGTTTGCTCCATAAACTTCTTTTGATATTTTTTCAATTTTTTCCTTTATTCCTGATTTTATATCATAAAGTCTTTTAAAGTTTTCTTTTTCATTTTCAATAACTTCAATAATTTTATTTGCTAATTCTTTACTACCTTCTCCCCCTTTTAAGAAACCTTCACATATAGAAAAGGGAACTTTTTCCTCAATTAATAGTTCTTCGAGTTTTTTTATTTCTCTTTCTGTATCAGAAGGAAATCTGTTTATAGCCACCACTGTTCTGAGTCCGAATACATTTTTAAGTATATTTATATGTGCTTTCAAATTTTCAAAACCTTTTATTAGGGCGTTTTCATTTTCTGTTTTTAATTGTTCCTTTTTAAGACCCCCGTGATATTTCAATGCTCTTATTGAAACTACGAGAACTGCACAATCTACTTTTGTATCAAGTTCCCTTGTTACAATATTTATGAATTTTTCAGCACCAAGGTCAGAACCAAATCCTGCTTCTACAACTGCGTATTCGCAAAGTTTTAATGCTAAATCTATTGCTAAAACTGAACATGTGCCATGAGCTATATTTCCAAAAGGTCCTGTGTGTATTATTGCAGGTGTATTTTCACTTGTTTGAACAAGGTTAGGTTTTAAAGCATCTTTTAGAAGTGCAGCCATAGCTCCCTGGGCTTTTAAATTTTTTGCAAAAACCGGTTCCTTTTTATAGGTAAATCCTAAAAGAATGTTTGAAATTCTTTCTTTAAGTTCATTATAGTTTTTAGAAAGTCCAAGTATTGCCATTATTTCAGAAGCAGGAGTGATTACAAATCCATCCTCCCTTAAAGGTCCATTTTTCAAGGGATTGAGTCCTACTATCACCTTTCTTAAAGATCTATCATTCATATCAATGGTTCTTGGCCATAATATATCGTTAGGGTTTATTCCAAGAGAGTTGCCATGGAAAATTGAAGCATCTAACATGGCTGAAAGCAAATTATGAGCTGAACTTACTGCGTGAAAATCTCCTGTAAAGTGAAGGTTTATTTCTTCCATAGGTAAAACCTGGGAATAACCACCACCTGTGGCTCCCCCCTTTATTCCAAAAACAGGTCCAAGTGAGGGTTCCCTTAAACAGACGATAGATGTTTTTCCCAATTTCCAGAAAGCCATAGAAAGGGAAATTGAAACAGTTGTTTTACCTTCACCAAAGGGCGTTGGAGTCATTGCAGTTACAAGGATTAGTTTGCCTTTTCTTTCCTTTGTTTTAAAAAATTCTGGTTCAATTTTAGCCTTATATTTTCCGTAAAGATATAGAGAATTTTCGTTTATTCCAATTTTTTCAGCAATTTCTTTTATATCAAAGAGTTTTATAGATTTAGCAATTTCAATATCAGATTTCAATTTCCCCTCCTCCTTTTTTAAAATTTATTTTAAAAAATCCCTTATTATTTTTTCAATTTTTGTGATAATTTCAGGTATTTTTTTCTTTAAGTTTTCAGATAGTTCTGGTTTTATAGTATATGGGTCTTCAACAGAAATTCCTATTATAAGCAATTCTTTTGGGAAAGGAATTTTTAATTTTTTTGCAATTTTATAAATTTCAGGTAATCCTATGTAATGGTTACTTTTTATTTGTTTTGAATCAAAATCTTTCTGTTTAAAAATGTATATTTCTCCTATGTCTTTTTTTCCGGTGAAAATACTGTCAATTATTACTGCTTTTTCATAAGGCGAAAGAAAATCAATTAAAGAAAGCCCCATTTCTTCAGTGGATATAATGTCAGCAAGATTTAAAAATTTTTTTTCTAAAAATTTGGTTAAATATATTCCTATTCCATCGTCACCTCTTATTGTATTACCGAGTCCAAGAATTAAATACTTCTTCCTTAAATCTTTTTTTTCAAAAGTTTTTAATCTTATCAATTATGTTGCCCTTTTTATCCCTTATATTTATAAGAAGTGGTATATTTCCTGGTAGTGAATGAGTTCCGCAAGCATGACATGGATCATAAGCTCTAAAGGCCATTTCAATCATATTTAATATTCCTTCATCATATTTTCCATTTTTTATAAGACCTTTTGCTGCTTTTTCTACGGACATTGCAATTCTTGCTGCATTGTTCTGGGTAGCAACAATAAGATTTGCTTTTGTTATAAATCCCTTTTCATCAGTTTCATAGTGATGTATTAGTATTCCTCTTGGTGCTTCAACAACACCAATACCTACTGAAGGTATTTCTTTACTTATGTTTCTTATATTATCTGATGTAATTTCAGGATCCTTTGCCAATTCAAGAAATCTCTCAGCAGCATAAATCATTTCAATTACTCTTGCCCAGTGATTTGCAAGTGTATGGTGAACAGGTTTTACGCCCAGTGTTTTATAAAATTCTTCATACGCCTCTTGAGCTTTTGGTGTTGCCATTCCCTCTGAAGCATTTAACCTTGCAAGAGGTGCTACAGAATAAACACCTGAATCCTTTCCGTCAATAAATCCTTTCCATCCTACTTTTTTAAGGAAAGGAAACTTTATATAGGTCCAGTTTTCAACATGTTCTGCTATGTAATCTTTGTAATCCCTTACATCAAATAGAGCAAATTCTTTTCCTTCAGGGTCTACAACTCTTATTTTTCCGTCATAGAAATTAACCTTTTTGTTATTATCAACAAGACCCATATAATAGGTTCTATGGGTGTAAGTATCCGATGTTATAAGTTCTACATATTCTTTGTTTGACAAAACTATATCTTTGAAAACCTTTAAAGTAAAGAGGGCAAATTCAACTCCTTTTTCAGCAACCTTTACAAAATTTTTTCTTTCTTCCTCTTTTAATCCTCTTGTAACACCACCTGGAACTCCCCATGCGGGGTGAATAACTTTTCCTGCAAGAAGTGTCATAAGTTCTCTTATTTCCCTTCTCATTGAAATTACTTTTTTACCTATTTCAAGCCCCACCTTCTGTATTACTCCTAAAACATTTCTTTCTTCTTTTTTTGCTTTTGGTCCAACAATAAAGTCAGGTCCTCCAAGAATATAAACATGGAGTGCATGGTCTTCAAGCATAAACATATTGTAGAGCATTTCTCTTAATTTTTTTGCAGGAGAAGGTGGTTCCACTTTATAAAGGTCATCGAGAGCTTTTGTGCTTGCCATGTGATGTGCTGTTGGACAGACACCACAGATTCTTGGTGTTATAATTGGCATATCCTCAGCTGGTTTACCTTTAACAAAAATTTCAAATCCTCTTAACTCTGGGACGACAAAATAGGCTTTTTCTACATTTCCATTTTCGTCAAGAAAAATTTCTATTTTTCCGTGCCCTTCAAGTCTTGTAATTGGGTCAATTGTTATTCTATGTTCCATTTTTTACCCTCCATTTTTTTTATTTTTTGTTTCAAAAAT
The sequence above is a segment of the candidate division WOR-3 bacterium genome. Coding sequences within it:
- a CDS encoding Ni/Fe hydrogenase subunit alpha, with product MEHRITIDPITRLEGHGKIEIFLDENGNVEKAYFVVPELRGFEIFVKGKPAEDMPIITPRICGVCPTAHHMASTKALDDLYKVEPPSPAKKLREMLYNMFMLEDHALHVYILGGPDFIVGPKAKKEERNVLGVIQKVGLEIGKKVISMRREIRELMTLLAGKVIHPAWGVPGGVTRGLKEEERKNFVKVAEKGVEFALFTLKVFKDIVLSNKEYVELITSDTYTHRTYYMGLVDNNKKVNFYDGKIRVVDPEGKEFALFDVRDYKDYIAEHVENWTYIKFPFLKKVGWKGFIDGKDSGVYSVAPLARLNASEGMATPKAQEAYEEFYKTLGVKPVHHTLANHWARVIEMIYAAERFLELAKDPEITSDNIRNISKEIPSVGIGVVEAPRGILIHHYETDEKGFITKANLIVATQNNAARIAMSVEKAAKGLIKNGKYDEGILNMIEMAFRAYDPCHACGTHSLPGNIPLLINIRDKKGNIIDKIKNF